The window GTACACCTATCCGCAGGCGGTCGCGGACGGGGTGAACGTCGACTTCGACGTCGTACGGATGCGGACCGACCTGCGCGAGAACGGCGGCGCGAAGATCGAGTCGGGTACGACGGTACGGATCAAGGACCGTAAGACCCGGCGGCAGCGCTACCAGGAGCTGGACGACGACTTCACGTACACGATCGGGCAGATCGGCCGGTCGGTGGTCACGGTGGACGAGATCCGGGCGGTCCTGACGGCGTATCGGGACAACTGGCAGCGCTGGTTCCCAGGGCGTAGCGAACTCCCCAAGACCCTGATCTTCGCGGTCGGCGAGGACCACGCCGAGGACGTCCTGGCCCAGGTCAAGGAGATCTTCGGGCGTGGGGACGACTTCGCCAAGAAGATCACGTACAAGAGTCGCCAGGCTGGCGAGGACCCGGACGAGCTGATCCGCGCGCTGCGGACCTCGCCCCGGATGCGGGTCGCCGTGACCGTCGACATGATCGCGACGGGTACGGACGTGAAGGCCCTGGAGTGTGTCATCTTCCTGCGCGAGGTGCGCAGCGCGGTGCTCTTCGAGCAGATGAAGGGGCGCGGCGCCCGGACCATCGACGCGACGGAGCTCCAGGAGGTCACGCCGGACGCGGACGCGTCGGTGCGCAAGGACCGCTTCGTGCTCGTGGACGCGGTGGGCGTGACGGACTCGCCGCTGGTGGACGCCCGCCCGCTGGTTCCGGCGGGTGAGCGCCAGGTGTCGCTGGCCAAGTTGCTCGACAAGGCCGGTACGAAGTCCATCAGCGCGAACGAGGCCGAGATCCTGGCGGGCCGGCTGGCGCGCCTGAACCAGCAGCTGACGACGGAGGAGCGCGACCAGCTGACGCGGGCTGCGGGCGGGCAGACGCTGTCCGAGATCGCGGGGGCGATCGTCAAAGCAGTGGACCCGGACCGGCAGGAGCGCGCGCTGGACGAGGGCGGCCAGGCGGCTGCGCGCGCGCTGATCGAGAACGCGATCGCGCCGCTGACGGAGCGGCCCGAGCTGCGTCGGCACATCATCGAGATCCGGCGGGACAAGGACTACGTCTTCGACGAGTTCACGCCCGTCGCGGTGACGGATCTGAACAAGATCCCGCGCGAGGAGCGGGCGAAGGAGCAGGTCGACCGCTGGAGCCGGCTCCTGAAGGAGGAGCGCGACCGCATCGCGGCGGTCAGCATCGCCCTGACGAGCCCGCGATCGGTCTCGCCTGCGGAAACGTACGCGGCGCTCCAGGAACTGGCGCTGGAGATCCGCCGCCCGCACTTCGCGTGGACCCCGAAGGTCCTGTGGACGTATTACGAGGACTTGGGCGCGGCGGCGCACTCCCCCGGCCGTGAGGCGGGCGTCCCGGATCTGATCTCCCTGATCCGGTACGAGCTGGGCGTGGACGAGGAGCTGCGGCCGTACCGGGAGACGGTGGAGGAGCGCTTCGAGGCGTGGCTGCTGAAGCAGAGCCAGGCCGGGGCGGAGTTCTCGGAGGAGCAGCTGTGGTGGCTGCGGTCCATACGGGACGTGGTGGCGAGTGATGTCGGCATCAGTACCAAGGAGTTCAACGCGGAGCCCTTCAAGGGGAAGGGCGGGGGGCGCGGTTTCCAGCACGCTTTCCCGGGGCGGGACGTCCGGTCTCTGTTGAGTGAGTTGAATCGAGAATTGGCTTGAGCGGGTTGAACAACGTCGAGCTTCCGACGGGGTGGAGTTGGGTCGCTCTGGGAGACATGGCAAATTCCGTGAAGAACGGAATCTATGTCTCGCGACCCGGCACTGAGCCTGACGGGGTACCCATCCTTCGCATCAGCGCGGTGCGCCCCATGCAGCTGAGTACATCCGATCTCCGTTACACAGGCATGTCGTTGGACGAGGTTGAGGCGAAGGACGGGATCGCTAAGCCCGGGGACCTTTTGTTCACCCGATACAACGGGAACATCAAGCTGGTCGGTGCCTGCGCTCGGGTACCTGACCATGCCCCCGTCGTGGCCTATCCAGACAAACTCATCCGGGTTGCTCTGCCTGCCGAGGTCGACAGTCGCTTCCTCTGCTATGCATGGGCCTGGGCCGAAACGCAGACCCAGCTGCGGCAACACGTGAAGACGACCGCTGGGCAAGCGGGCATCTCGGGTAGCTCTCTCAAGAGCATCCGGCTTCCCCTCGCCCCGCTTGCCGAGCAGCACCGTATCGTCGAGGCACTCGAAGACCACCTTTCCCGCCTCGACGCAGCATCAATTTCACTCGCTCACGTACAAGCCTTGATCCCACTGCAGCGCCGCTCTCTCTACACCACAGCCACAGAAGGAAGACTGAACACCGGAACCGCCGATGTTGTTCCGGATTTCCTGAAGCAGCGTCGCGAATTCTGGGAATCCACGCAGGTGAAGAAATACAAGGAACCTGCTGCACCCAACCTGGACCACACCCCCCAATCCCCGGACAGCTGGACCGTTTACAGCCTGGAAGCCCTCACTGACCCGGTCCGACTCATTCGCTACGGCATTCTGATGCCGAAGGTAAAGCACGACGGCACGGTTCCCTACGTGGAAGTAAAGGACCTTAAGGGATGCTCGCTTCACGAAAAGAAGCTGCACCTGACGAGCAAGGATCTTGACGAACAGTTTGCGGGTGCGCGGATCCAGCCAGGTGACGTCCTCCTAGCCGTGCGAGGTTCGTACGATCGATCGGCTGTCGTCCCATCAGGCCTGAAGGGCGCCAACGTCAGCCGCGATGTCGCTCGACTCGCGCCGCTTCCAGGAATCGATCCTGAATATCTTCAACTCTATCTTCAAAGCAGCTTCACGCAGCGGTACCTGAAGGCACATGCCCGTGGTGTGGCTGTCAAGGGTGTCAACATTGGTTCAATTCGGGCTCTGCCCGTAGCTGTACCTCCAATCGCCACTCAGAAGCAGATCGTCGAGGAAGTACAGCAGCAGACTACGGCGATCGCGGCTGCCGCGAGAGCAGTAAAGCTCTCTTCTGCCAGGAGCGCCGTTCTGCGAGGAGCCTTGTTGAACCGCGCCTTCACCGGGCGGCTCGTCCCGCAGAACACCTCCGACGAGCCCACCTCTTCCGCGCTCGACCGTATGCGGGCCGAGCGCGAAGCACAGGGCGGCAAGGCCAAGCGGGGCACCCGCCGGCCGCGTAAGGCGGCCGAAGCCGCGCCGCCCCCGGCACCCGCCTCAACCCCCTCCCCCGCCACCGCCGTTCAGCAGGAGCTTCCGCTGTGACCCCCGCATCCCCCGCCCTGGCGCACGCACAAACCAACACCCTGGTCGCGAAGCTCTGGAACTACTGCAACGTTCTCCGGGACAACGGCCTGTCCACCATCGAGTACGTCGAGCAGCTCTCCTACCTGCTCTTCCTCAAGATGGCCGACGAGATCGCCTCCGATCCCTTCACCGAGGCCGAAGCGCGGACCGTCGTACCCGCCAAGTACGACTGGCAGTCGCTCGCCTCCAAGAAGGGCATCGAGCTCGAAGTCCACTACCGCGAGATTCTGGCCGAGCTCGGCAAGAGCCCCGGTACCACCCTCGGCCGGATCTTCGCCAAGGCGCAGAACCGGATCACCGAGCCCGCCCTCCTCGAAAAGCTCGTGGTCGAGCTGATCGGCAAGGAAGACTGGACGATCCAGGGCACCGACCTCAAGGGCGACGCCTACGAGGGCCTGCTGGCCAAGGGCGCCGAGGACACCAAGACCGGCGCCGGCCAGTACTTCACGCCCCGCGCGCTCATCGACGCCATGGTCGACGTGATGCAGCCCCAGCCGGGTGACACCATCACCGACCCCGCCTGCGGAACCGCCGGCTTCCTCATCGCCGCGCACGCCTACATCCGCAAGCACCACATGCAGAACCTCTCCCGCGAGGAGCGGCTCGCCCTTGGGGACGGCAAGATCTGGGGCAACGAGCTGGTCACCGGCACCGCCCGCCTCGCCGCCATGAACATGCTGCTCCACGGCATCGGCGACGCCGACGGCAAATCCCTCATCACTGAGGGGGACGCGCTCGCCGAACAGCCCAAGCAGCATGCTTCCCTCGTCCTCGCCAACCCGCCCTTCGGCAAGAAGTCCGCGATCACCATCGTCGGCACCGACGGCAAGGCCGACAAGCAGGACATCTCCTACGACCGAGATGACTTCCGCGCCACCACCACCAACAAGCAGCTCAACTTCCTCCAGCACATCATGTCGTTGATGGAGATGAACGGCCGAGCGGCAGTCGTCCTCCCGGACAACGTGCTCTTCGAAGGCGGGGCCGGCGAGAAGATCCGGCGTCGCCTACTCGAAGACTTCGACCTCCACACGATCCTTCGTCTGCCCACCGGCATCTTCTACGCGGGCGGCGTCAAGGCCAACGTCCTCTTCTTCGAGAAGAAGCCGCCCCGCAGCGGAGGCGCGCACAACACCTCGAAGCTCTGGGTCTACGACTTCCGCACCGCCAAGCACTTCACCCTCAAGCAGCACCCGCTGACTCGTGCTGCTCTGGAGGAGTTCGTCGAGGCCTACCTACCGGGCAAGGACCGCAGCGAGCGTGTCGAAAGCGAGCGCTTCAAGTGCTTCGAGTACGACGAACTCATCGCCCGCGACAAGGTGAACCTCGACATCACCTGGATGAAGGACCCGGCCCTCGACGACGCCGACAGCCTGCTGCCGCCCGAGGTGATCGCGCAGGAGATCGTTGAGGACTTGCAGGCCGCGCTCAGCGAGTTCGCCGCGATCGCGGAGGCGCTCGGTGGCGAGATCTCAGCCGATACTGACGAGATCCAGCCAGGCGAAGGCGCCTGACCCGCAACTGAGTTGACCCGCCCCCGTCCCGCCGGAAGTCTTGATCTCGATCAATCAGCGAGACGGGGGCATCCCATGGCAGTTCCGCAGCCACAGACGCGCGAGTTCCAGGCATTCAAGACCAACATCGAGTACGCCCGGAAGATGGTCCTCGCCGGCCAGAGCCTGGCCGCCTTCCAGTCCCCTGTCTTCGACATCGGCGACTTCTACCGTGCCGCGTGGGTGCAGGCGGTCAGCGCCATCGACCACTGGTTCCACGAGGAGCTGTACCGCCGGGTGGCCGACCTCGCCGCCTCGGACAGTCCTGGCATGCCGTACCAGCTGACGAAGTTCGAGCTGCCGCTGGAGAAGGTCGAGGAGGTCCGGCGGGGCACCACCACACTCGCCGACGCCGTGTCCGAGCACGTCAAGGCGAAGTGGGCCAACGCCTCCCTTCAGAACCCGCGCAAGATCAGCGAGGCGCTGAAGCTGGTCACGGAGGAGAACATCTGGGGCAAGGCCGCAGTTCAGCTCAACGAGTGGAACCACGGCCGCACGGGGATGACCGACCAGACCCTCAAGAAGCAGTACATCTCGATCACCGACCGTCGCAACAAGATCGCCCATGACGCGGACCTGCTGGACGGCGACCTCAAGCGGCGCCGCCCCATCTCCGACGCCGACGTGACGGACGCGATCGACTGGATCGAGCGGATCGCTCTCGCGATCGCCAAGGTTCTCGGCTGACCTCTGGGATGGGCGAGGGCGCTGTGGACTGCTGCCCGTGGCGCCCTCGGCGTCTCAAGAGCCGGGCGGCGTGCCGTACAGGGGAAGGCCCGAAGTGGGCAGGTCGCCGCCGAGGTCGTCGGGCAGCGGGACCGGTTCGCCGTACTTCCCGTGGACGACGCCCTTGTACTCGCCTTCTCCCGGACGGGTGAACAGGGACCACGTGCCCGTGCGGGGGTCGATCTGCAACAGACGGACGACACGTGCTGCCGCGTACCACGCGGTCTTCTCGTTGATCCCTCTCAGCCGCTCGCTGGGCGAGATGACCTCTACCGCGAGGGCGATCGCGTCCGCCTCCAGGAGCCAGCCGTCGTCCTCCTTGAAAGCGCGGGGACCGATGGTCAGGTCCGGGGTCGCGTAGTCGTCCGGATCGTCCGGCATGGGGACGGACACGTTCTCGTAGGCCTCGTACGCGGCGGCAAGGCTCGGACGGATGGCGTCGCGCAGGTCGATGACGGTCCCGGCGTGCTTGCCGCTCGGGCTCGGGGACATCATGAGGGTGCCCCCGATGATCTCCACGCGCATGCCGGTGACCCGCTCGATCTGCTCGGCGGCGTCGCGCAGGTGTCCGCGGCGGACGGGGATGGGGTGGTGGACCGGGTCCGCCACGGTGTCGCCTCCTTGCCTGCGGGAAGTGAGTGCGGGGCCTGGGTGTACATCGCACTCGGCACTCGTACGGCGCGTTTCACCTTACGGCAGCCCTCGTACGGCCAGCGGTTCCGCAGCGGGCAGGCACAGCGGCGGGCCCTCGTCCAGGCCGAGGACGACGGTCAGGCCGCCGGTGGCGTGGCGGGCCGTCCGTACACTGCGGACCGCGCGCCAGGCACCCCAGACGCGGATCTGTTGGCCGGGGCTGACCGTGACCGCCGCGATCTCCCTCGATGAGGGGGTGGGGACGAGGTCCGGGGCTTTCAGCTCGGACCAGACGGTCTTGCCGATGCCGCCCGCGCGTGCGCTGACGCCCCAGCGGTGGCTGAGCTCGTCCACGAGCCGTAGCCCCCGGCCGCGTTCGTCTTCCGCGCCGGGGTCCCTGAGTTCCGGCCGGCCCGACCCGGCGTCGCTCACCTCCAGGCGCAGCAGCCAGTCCGTCGAGGAGTGCGCGATCCGTACGCCGACTTGGCGGTCGCTGGGTGCGGGTGCGCGCAGGGCGTTGGTCACGAGCTCGGAGAGGACTAGTTCGGCGGTCTGGAGGAGGTCGTCCCCCGCGCCCCAGTCCCCGAGTAGGGCGTGCAGTGCCGCGCGGGCCCTCGGCGCGCTGCGGTGGCGGCGGGAAAGACGGAACACAACTTCGCTGAGTGAGGTCACAGCAGTCCCCTGAGGGTTGATGGCTGTTGATCAAGTCGCCTTGCGTTCAGCGGGGTTCGACCCCGTCCGCTGAGCGTGCCTCGCCGGATGCGATCCGTGCAATATTGAATGCCGCAGAATCGCAAGGTTCACTCCATCGGGAAGATTTGCTGTCCCAAGAGCGGTGCTCTGGTAGGGAGTTACTTATGCCGAACGTGAAACCCTCCACCGTGCTCGGTCGCCAGCTCGGCGACGAACTCCGGCGCCTACGCGAGGCGGCGGGTCTCACCACCGCCGCTGCGGCAAAGGCCCTCGACTGCACCGGTGGCAAGATCAGCCGGATCGAGAACGGTCATGTGCCAGTCCGGACACCAGATCTCGTAGCGCTCATGGACGCCTACGGGGTGACCGATGCCGAGACCCGGGATCGGCTGGGCGCCCTGGCCCAGAGGGCCAATCGTCGCCGTCGTGAGGGCTGGTGGCATCAGTACGGATCGGTTCTCGCTGACGCCTACCGTGACTACATCGAGATGGAAGACATCTGCGACAGCATCAGGACCTTTCAGGCCCAGCTTGTACCGGGGCTCCTCCAGACCGCGGCATACGGGCGAGCTGTCACCGTCGCCTCACGCGCGTGGCACAGTGCCGAGGAGGTCGAACAGTTCGTTGAGGTGCGCCTGGCTCGACAGGAGAGGCTGGCCGGCGAGCGGCAGTTGGAGCTCTGGGCCGTCCTTGCCGAAGGGGTGCTCCGCCAGCAGGTGGGTGGACCGACAGTGATGCGTGATCAGCTGGAGCACCTGGCAGACATGGGGGAACAATCCAACATCACCGTCCAGGTACTGCCGTTCTCGCGTGGGGCGCACTCAGGTATGTTCGGCCCGTACCTGCTGATGAGCTTTCCACGGGTTGCAGCGCAAAACCTGGTGCTGACGGAGACCCCGACGGGCAACATCTGGATGGAACAGGAATCCGAAGTCGCCCGGTATCGCGAGCTCTTCGACGACGCTCGTACCTCCGCGTTGCCGCCCACGGAATCGCTCGGGTTGATCCGTCGCATCGCCAAGGAGCACAGACCATGATTCAGGACCCCTCCCCCATGCCCGACCTCACGGCAGCGTCGTGGCGCGTCAGTAGCTACAGCGGCGGCCAGGGTGAGTGCGTCGAGGTCGCCGACAACGTCCCCGGCATCGTCCCCGTCCGCGACAGCAAGCGGCCCGCCGGGCCTGTGATCGGGTTCGGGGCCGGCGCCTGGCAGGCGTTCGTCACGCAGGTGCGCTGACCGGTCGGCCCGGTGACAGGAGTCGGGCGGGCGCGGGCCCCGGCCCCGCGCGGCCCCGGCCCGGTGTTCACGTCGGTCAGCGCCGCTTGCGTTTCCCGCCCGCGCGCTTGGCGGGCTTCTTCCTGCCCGGGGAGCGGGTCGTACCGCTGGTCTCGAAGGCCCGCCAGGCGCGACGGGCCTGTTCGGCGGTGGCGCGGTCGGGGTGGTGTGAGAGCTGCTCTGCCAGGAAGGCGGACGCGTAGGGGTCCGACGCCGTGAGGGCGGTGAGCAGGGCCGGGGCGCCGCCGGGCCAGGCTGCCGCGGCCTTGTCGAAGGCGGCGTGGACCTCGGCGAACAGCTCGGGCTCCTCCTCGTTCGCAGCCGCCGTCATGCGGTGGTCGAGGGATGCGGCGCTCCGTACGGCTTCGAGCGCGTCGACCAGGTACACCGCGCGGGCCGACAGCGGAACGGCGGAGGCATCGGGCCCCTGGCCGCGTGCGTGCAGGGTGTGTTCGGCCCAGCCGCCCAGGACCGGGTCGGCCAGCAGTGCGTACAGGGCCTCGTCGGGTACGGCCGTCGCGTCGAGAGTGGCGAGCAGCGCTCGCCGCCTGGCGGGCTCGTCCTCGGGGCAGGCGGCGGAGATCGCCGCGAACAGAGGGGTCCATCCGCCGGTGCGCTGCGCGGCCAGCCAGTCGCCGACGGCCGGGCGGGCGGCCCGCTTCGGCCACCACTGGGCTGCCGCGACGAGCCGTTCCGCGTCCCAGGCGAGCATCTGCTCCCGCGTGGGGAAGACATCGGCGGCTTCGCCTCCGAGGCCCAGCAGGAGGGCATCGCGGAGCAGGGCGGAGCCGAGTGGGGTGAGGCTGAGTGCGTCTCCGGCCCGTTCGGTCATGCCCAGAGCGGCCAGGCGGTCCATCAGGCGCACGAGGCGGGCAGCGGACGGGATCAGATCCGTACGGTCGGACTCGGTGAGTGCCGGGAGTCCCAGGAGCGCGGACAGGGCCTGGGGGTCGGGCAGTTCGTAGTCTCCGGTCGCCGGGACGGACGTGTCGGGGTCGCTCTCATGGCCCGGCGGCACGAACCACATGTCGTTCAGGGCTGCCATGCGGGCCACGGACTGCGCCATCCCCGCTTGTTCGCACAGGAGGTAGAGGGTGATCAGATGCTCGCCTTCGTACTCTTCGGCCGTCTCCTCTTCCTCGGCTGGCTGCGCCAGTAGGGCACCGAGCAGGTTCAGGGCCAGTCCGGTCAGCTCGGCGGGGCCACCCTCACGCCAGGCCTCGGCCGATGGCCCCGCGCTCGGCGTGCCGCCCTGCTCCCGCACCAGGAACCCGCTCGCCAGCGCCAGTTCGCGCGTTCGCTCGTCCGCGCCCTGCGGATCGGCGGCGGCTTGCGCCAGGAGCTGGGGCAACGGGGCGGAACGCAGCAGCGCGGCCTGTTCCTCCGGGGAGGCCGGCAACGGGGCCGGGGGCAGCGGCGCGAAGGCGTCGCCAAACATCTCCAGGTGCTGGCCGGCCATGGCCTCGACGAGGGCGAGGAGAGGGGTGGCAGCGCTGCCACCGCTCGGTGCCAGGTGCGCGAAGGGGCCGCGTAGCAGGGTGTCGAGCCCGGCTGCGGTCCAGCGATCGGCGAGCACGCCCGCCTGCTCGTCGTACCAGTCGTCCCTCTCGTCGTCCGGCTTGCCTACGGGGGCATCGGCGACCAGCAGGCCCTCTCCGGGGCGGGGCCGCACCTGCTGGGCCAGCGCCACGGCCTCCAGCCGTGCGGCGAGCAGCGGACGGGCCTGCCTGGAGCGTTCCGCGCACAGCGCCTCCACGTATGCCGCTTCGGCGAGCGGTCCGTTCGGAGAGGAGGAGGCGGAGGAGGCGAAGCCGAGCGCGGCGTGCCGCTCGGGGTGCGGGCGCGTCGCGGCGAACGCCTCCAGCCAGTCGCGCACAGCCCGGGGATCGGTGGCGTCCACGCCCGCGGCGCGCAGCAGGTTTCCGTACAGCCGCGGCCAGGTGAGGCGGCGGGGGCTCGTCATCGCCTGGGTGAAGCCCTCGGCGAGCTCGTGCACCCGGGCCATGAGCTTCGCGTGCCGCTTGGCATTGAGGCGGCCGGCCTCGTGGGTGTGGTCGACGAGCGCAACCAGCGCGGCCACGAAGCCCGGCAGTTCTTCCTCGGTGGCGCTGACGTACAGCGGGAGCAGGATGTGCAGCAGTTCCTCGGCCAGCTCCTCGGTGGGCTCGGGCAGGCCGGTCCGGCGGCGTGCCTCGCCCAGCGCGAGTAGACCGAGGACGGCCTCCGCCGCCCGCACGTCCAACGGGGTGCCTCGCTCTTCGGCCCGGGCGAGGAACGAGTCCATATCAAGGAGAAGTGGCGTGGCGGTGTTCATCCCGGCAGCCTAGCGACGCGGCACGGCCGCCCGTTCCCATCGGCGGAATCCGGGACGGCGAGCGGGGCGCGACGCGCG of the Streptomyces sp. NBC_01294 genome contains:
- a CDS encoding restriction endonuclease subunit S — encoded protein: MNNVELPTGWSWVALGDMANSVKNGIYVSRPGTEPDGVPILRISAVRPMQLSTSDLRYTGMSLDEVEAKDGIAKPGDLLFTRYNGNIKLVGACARVPDHAPVVAYPDKLIRVALPAEVDSRFLCYAWAWAETQTQLRQHVKTTAGQAGISGSSLKSIRLPLAPLAEQHRIVEALEDHLSRLDAASISLAHVQALIPLQRRSLYTTATEGRLNTGTADVVPDFLKQRREFWESTQVKKYKEPAAPNLDHTPQSPDSWTVYSLEALTDPVRLIRYGILMPKVKHDGTVPYVEVKDLKGCSLHEKKLHLTSKDLDEQFAGARIQPGDVLLAVRGSYDRSAVVPSGLKGANVSRDVARLAPLPGIDPEYLQLYLQSSFTQRYLKAHARGVAVKGVNIGSIRALPVAVPPIATQKQIVEEVQQQTTAIAAAARAVKLSSARSAVLRGALLNRAFTGRLVPQNTSDEPTSSALDRMRAEREAQGGKAKRGTRRPRKAAEAAPPPAPASTPSPATAVQQELPL
- a CDS encoding type I restriction-modification system subunit M; translated protein: MTPASPALAHAQTNTLVAKLWNYCNVLRDNGLSTIEYVEQLSYLLFLKMADEIASDPFTEAEARTVVPAKYDWQSLASKKGIELEVHYREILAELGKSPGTTLGRIFAKAQNRITEPALLEKLVVELIGKEDWTIQGTDLKGDAYEGLLAKGAEDTKTGAGQYFTPRALIDAMVDVMQPQPGDTITDPACGTAGFLIAAHAYIRKHHMQNLSREERLALGDGKIWGNELVTGTARLAAMNMLLHGIGDADGKSLITEGDALAEQPKQHASLVLANPPFGKKSAITIVGTDGKADKQDISYDRDDFRATTTNKQLNFLQHIMSLMEMNGRAAVVLPDNVLFEGGAGEKIRRRLLEDFDLHTILRLPTGIFYAGGVKANVLFFEKKPPRSGGAHNTSKLWVYDFRTAKHFTLKQHPLTRAALEEFVEAYLPGKDRSERVESERFKCFEYDELIARDKVNLDITWMKDPALDDADSLLPPEVIAQEIVEDLQAALSEFAAIAEALGGEISADTDEIQPGEGA
- a CDS encoding Uma2 family endonuclease, producing MADPVHHPIPVRRGHLRDAAEQIERVTGMRVEIIGGTLMMSPSPSGKHAGTVIDLRDAIRPSLAAAYEAYENVSVPMPDDPDDYATPDLTIGPRAFKEDDGWLLEADAIALAVEVISPSERLRGINEKTAWYAAARVVRLLQIDPRTGTWSLFTRPGEGEYKGVVHGKYGEPVPLPDDLGGDLPTSGLPLYGTPPGS
- a CDS encoding ATP-binding protein — encoded protein: MTSLSEVVFRLSRRHRSAPRARAALHALLGDWGAGDDLLQTAELVLSELVTNALRAPAPSDRQVGVRIAHSSTDWLLRLEVSDAGSGRPELRDPGAEDERGRGLRLVDELSHRWGVSARAGGIGKTVWSELKAPDLVPTPSSREIAAVTVSPGQQIRVWGAWRAVRSVRTARHATGGLTVVLGLDEGPPLCLPAAEPLAVRGLP
- a CDS encoding helix-turn-helix domain-containing protein translates to MPNVKPSTVLGRQLGDELRRLREAAGLTTAAAAKALDCTGGKISRIENGHVPVRTPDLVALMDAYGVTDAETRDRLGALAQRANRRRREGWWHQYGSVLADAYRDYIEMEDICDSIRTFQAQLVPGLLQTAAYGRAVTVASRAWHSAEEVEQFVEVRLARQERLAGERQLELWAVLAEGVLRQQVGGPTVMRDQLEHLADMGEQSNITVQVLPFSRGAHSGMFGPYLLMSFPRVAAQNLVLTETPTGNIWMEQESEVARYRELFDDARTSALPPTESLGLIRRIAKEHRP
- a CDS encoding DUF397 domain-containing protein produces the protein MIQDPSPMPDLTAASWRVSSYSGGQGECVEVADNVPGIVPVRDSKRPAGPVIGFGAGAWQAFVTQVR